One genomic window of Halorubrum hochsteinianum includes the following:
- a CDS encoding NADP-dependent malic enzyme: protein MGLDDDAREYHRQEPPGKIEIETTKPTNTQRDLSLAYSPGVAAPCRDIAADPESVFEYTAKGNLVAVVSNGSAVLGLGDIGASASKPVMEGKGVLFKRFADIDVFDIELDIDSVDPFCEAVKAMEPTFGGINLEDIKAPECFEIEERLREEMDVPVFHDDQHGTAIISGAALMNAVDISGKELSELDIVFSGAGASAIATARFYVSLGARKENITMCDSSGIITEERVAAGEVNEYKSQFASEAQGGDLADAMEGADVFVGLSVGGIVSQEMVRSMASDPIIFAMANPDPEITYEDAKDARDDTVIMATGRSDYPNMVNNVLGFPFLFRGALDVRATEINEEMKAAAAEALADLARKDVPDAVVKAYGDDPLQFGPDYVIPKPLDPRVLFELAPRVAEAAMESGSARTEIDLAKYRERLEARLGKSREMMRVVLNKAKSDPKRIALAEGTDEKMIRAAYQLSEQGIAEPVLLGDADTISQTAAELGLSFRPEVVDPDDRDVSGYGERLYELRKRKGITKREADDLVKRDTNYLGSVMVETGDVDAMLTGLTHHYPSALRPPLQIVGSAEDTDTVAGVYMLTFKNRVIFCADTTVNQDPDAETLAEVTRHTADLARRFNVEPRAAMLSYSNFGSVDNEGTRKPRDAVSILQSDDGVNFPVDGEMQADTAVVDDILNGTYEFSELDDAANVLVFPNLEAGNIGYKLLQRLGGAEAIGPMLVGMDEPVHVLQRGDEVKDIVNLASVAVVDAQE from the coding sequence ATGGGACTGGACGACGACGCGCGGGAGTACCACCGGCAGGAGCCGCCCGGAAAGATCGAGATCGAGACGACGAAACCCACGAACACCCAGCGAGACCTCTCTTTGGCCTACTCGCCGGGTGTCGCGGCCCCGTGTCGCGACATCGCGGCCGACCCCGAGTCGGTCTTCGAGTACACGGCGAAGGGGAACCTCGTCGCCGTCGTGTCGAACGGGTCCGCCGTCCTCGGGCTCGGGGACATCGGCGCGTCCGCGTCGAAACCCGTCATGGAGGGCAAGGGCGTGCTGTTCAAACGCTTCGCCGACATCGACGTGTTCGACATCGAACTCGACATCGACTCCGTCGACCCGTTCTGCGAGGCGGTGAAGGCGATGGAGCCGACGTTCGGCGGGATCAACTTAGAGGACATCAAGGCCCCGGAGTGTTTCGAGATCGAGGAGCGGCTCCGCGAGGAGATGGACGTGCCGGTGTTCCACGACGACCAGCACGGCACCGCGATCATCTCGGGCGCGGCGCTGATGAACGCGGTCGACATCTCCGGGAAGGAGCTCTCCGAACTGGACATCGTCTTCTCCGGTGCCGGCGCGTCCGCCATCGCGACGGCCCGGTTCTACGTCTCGCTGGGCGCGCGCAAAGAGAACATTACGATGTGCGACTCCTCGGGCATCATCACCGAGGAGCGCGTCGCGGCGGGTGAGGTCAACGAGTACAAGAGTCAGTTCGCCAGCGAGGCCCAGGGCGGCGACCTCGCGGACGCCATGGAGGGCGCAGACGTGTTCGTCGGCCTCTCCGTCGGCGGGATCGTCTCGCAGGAGATGGTCCGATCGATGGCGTCGGACCCGATCATCTTCGCGATGGCGAACCCGGACCCGGAGATCACCTACGAGGACGCGAAGGACGCCCGCGACGACACGGTGATCATGGCGACGGGCCGATCCGACTACCCGAACATGGTGAACAACGTCCTCGGGTTCCCCTTCCTGTTCCGCGGCGCGCTCGACGTGCGCGCGACGGAGATCAACGAGGAGATGAAGGCGGCCGCCGCGGAGGCGCTCGCCGACCTCGCGCGCAAGGATGTCCCGGACGCGGTCGTGAAGGCGTACGGCGACGACCCGCTCCAGTTCGGTCCCGACTACGTCATCCCGAAGCCGCTCGACCCGCGGGTGTTGTTCGAGTTGGCACCCCGCGTCGCGGAGGCCGCGATGGAGTCCGGGTCGGCCCGGACCGAGATCGACTTAGCGAAGTACCGCGAGCGGCTCGAAGCCCGGCTGGGCAAGTCTCGCGAGATGATGCGAGTCGTGCTGAACAAGGCGAAGAGCGACCCGAAGCGGATCGCGCTCGCCGAGGGGACCGACGAGAAGATGATCCGCGCGGCCTATCAGCTCTCCGAGCAGGGGATCGCGGAGCCGGTGTTGCTCGGTGACGCCGACACAATCTCGCAGACCGCGGCCGAACTCGGCCTCTCGTTCCGTCCCGAGGTCGTCGACCCCGACGACCGCGACGTCTCAGGGTACGGCGAGCGGCTGTACGAGCTCCGCAAGCGCAAGGGGATCACGAAACGCGAGGCGGACGACCTGGTCAAGCGGGACACCAACTACCTCGGCAGCGTCATGGTCGAGACCGGCGACGTCGACGCGATGCTCACCGGACTCACGCACCACTACCCGTCCGCGCTTCGACCGCCGCTTCAGATCGTCGGGTCGGCCGAAGACACGGACACCGTCGCGGGCGTGTACATGCTGACGTTCAAAAACCGGGTAATCTTCTGTGCCGACACGACGGTCAACCAGGACCCCGACGCGGAGACGCTGGCGGAAGTGACGCGTCACACCGCCGACCTCGCACGACGGTTCAACGTCGAACCGCGCGCGGCGATGCTGTCGTACTCGAACTTCGGCAGCGTCGACAACGAGGGTACCCGGAAGCCGCGCGACGCGGTGAGCATCCTCCAGTCGGACGACGGGGTCAACTTCCCGGTCGACGGCGAGATGCAGGCCGACACCGCGGTCGTCGACGACATCCTCAACGGAACGTACGAGTTCTCTGAACTTGACGACGCGGCGAACGTCCTCGTGTTTCCGAACCTCGAAGCCGGGAACATCGGGTACAAGCTGCTCCAGCGGCTCGGCGGTGCCGAGGCCATCGGACCGATGCTCGTCGGCATGGACGAGCCGGTTCACGTCCTCCAGCGTGGCGACGAGGTGAAAGACATTGTCAACCTCGCCAGCGTGGCCGTCGTGGACGCACAGGAGTAG
- a CDS encoding Cdc6/Cdc18 family protein, translating into MDAADDLFTREDPIFANKELLEISHLPGEGRIVGRDDEIADLATAVNPAIFGQSPSNVLIYGKTGTGKSLCAKYVSKRLVSTASEEGVTATFAYVDCAQDTTETQAVQTIAEGVNDPEETGINVPDKGLSTSTYYKRLWRILDQRYDVVLILLDEIDKLDDDAILMQLSRAGEAGKITDCKLGVVGISNKIQYKDRMDERVKSSLCEREFVFPPYDANQLREIMQARADAFHDDVLEPSTIPRAAALAAREHGDARKAIDILRYAGEIAQANGEPTVREEFVTQARERAETDRFRELIRGSTPHSRYVLQALALLSLSNGRQDGFRTSRVYEIYENICRQEGSDSLSLRRVRDLLKEHAFLDIIEQSKHSGGSAEGSYTKHQLLEDPSVVKEVLTEDDAEA; encoded by the coding sequence ATGGACGCAGCGGACGACCTCTTCACGAGAGAGGACCCCATCTTCGCGAACAAGGAGCTCCTCGAGATCAGCCACCTCCCGGGCGAGGGGCGTATCGTCGGTCGCGACGACGAGATCGCCGATCTGGCGACGGCGGTCAACCCGGCCATCTTCGGGCAGAGCCCGAGCAACGTGCTCATCTACGGGAAGACGGGAACCGGAAAATCGCTGTGTGCGAAGTACGTCTCGAAGCGGCTCGTCTCGACGGCCAGCGAAGAGGGCGTCACGGCGACGTTCGCTTACGTCGACTGCGCGCAGGACACCACGGAGACGCAGGCGGTCCAGACGATCGCCGAAGGGGTCAACGACCCCGAGGAGACCGGCATCAACGTCCCGGACAAGGGGCTTTCGACGTCGACGTACTACAAGCGCCTCTGGCGGATCCTCGATCAGCGTTACGACGTCGTCCTGATCCTCCTCGACGAGATAGACAAACTCGACGACGACGCGATCCTGATGCAGCTGTCCCGCGCCGGCGAGGCCGGAAAGATCACCGACTGTAAGCTCGGCGTCGTCGGGATCAGCAACAAGATCCAGTACAAAGACCGCATGGACGAACGCGTAAAATCGAGCCTCTGCGAACGCGAGTTCGTCTTCCCGCCGTACGACGCGAATCAACTCCGGGAGATCATGCAGGCGCGTGCCGACGCGTTCCACGACGATGTCCTCGAACCGTCGACGATCCCCCGCGCCGCCGCGCTTGCCGCACGCGAACACGGCGACGCCCGGAAAGCGATCGACATCCTCCGGTACGCGGGAGAAATCGCGCAGGCGAACGGCGAACCGACGGTCCGCGAGGAGTTCGTCACGCAAGCGCGCGAACGAGCGGAGACCGACCGGTTCCGAGAACTCATCCGCGGGTCAACCCCTCACTCGCGGTATGTCCTTCAGGCGCTCGCGCTGTTGTCGCTCTCGAACGGGCGACAGGACGGGTTCCGAACGAGTCGGGTGTACGAGATATACGAGAACATCTGTCGGCAGGAGGGTTCCGACAGCCTCTCGCTCCGACGTGTCCGCGATCTCCTGAAGGAACACGCGTTCCTCGACATCATCGAGCAGTCGAAACACAGCGGCGGCAGCGCCGAGGGCAGCTACACGAAACATCAACTGTTGGAGGACCCGAGCGTCGTGAAAGAGGTTCTCACCGAAGACGACGCGGAAGCGTAA
- a CDS encoding TATA-box-binding protein yields MTNPADSIEIQNVVASTGIGQELDLEALAEDLPGADFNPDNFPGLVYRTQEPKAAALIFRSGKIVCTGAKSIDDVHEALGIIFEKLRGLQIPVEDDPEITVQNIVSSADLGHNLNLNALAIGLGLEDVEYEPEQFPGLVYRMDEPEVVILLFGSGKIVITGGKRTDDAEEAVEEIVERIEGLGLLG; encoded by the coding sequence ATGACGAACCCTGCAGACTCGATCGAGATTCAAAACGTTGTTGCATCGACGGGTATCGGCCAGGAGCTCGATTTGGAGGCGCTCGCGGAGGACCTCCCGGGCGCGGACTTCAACCCCGACAACTTCCCCGGCCTCGTGTACCGGACCCAAGAGCCCAAGGCGGCCGCGCTCATCTTCCGTTCGGGCAAGATCGTCTGTACGGGCGCGAAGAGCATCGACGATGTCCACGAAGCGCTCGGAATCATCTTCGAGAAGCTCCGGGGTCTCCAGATCCCCGTCGAGGACGACCCGGAGATCACCGTCCAGAACATCGTGTCGAGCGCGGATCTCGGGCACAACCTCAACCTCAACGCCCTCGCGATCGGCCTCGGTCTCGAAGACGTGGAGTACGAGCCGGAGCAGTTCCCGGGACTCGTCTACCGGATGGACGAGCCCGAAGTGGTCATCCTCCTCTTCGGGAGCGGGAAGATCGTCATCACGGGTGGCAAGCGCACCGATGACGCTGAGGAGGCGGTCGAGGAGATTGTCGAACGCATCGAAGGACTCGGTCTCCTCGGCTGA